A region of Pseudomonas putida DNA encodes the following proteins:
- a CDS encoding thiamine pyrophosphate-dependent enzyme, with protein MKTDQANVQTLTGGDAIVESLKAHGVDTVFALPGAQIYGLTDALARNSDSLRIYGARHEQTSAYMAFGYARSTGRPGVFTVVPGPGILNASAAMLTAQGCNAPVLALTGDVMSPFKDRGRGQLHELPRQLEVLQSIGKWAAHIEQPAETSWRVAQAFQAMQSGRPGVVSLQASWDFFTQRAAVQIQQPLALQPKPPVDTDAVDVAAKLLSQASNAMIFVGSGALDASAEVNQLAEVLGAPVVSFRGGRGVVSDDHPLGFTVAAGARIWAQTDVAVVIGSRFELLDIRWRHRPAGLKLIRIDIDPAEVRRIAADVNLVADAADGAAALAQAVLKHGAPKRRDAQLAETKAAAEQAIQCVQPQLDYLRVIRDVLPRDGFFIEEISQVGFTSIFGFPVYKPRTLVTSGHQGTLGFGFPTALGVKAAHPDKAVVSICGDGGFMFAAQELATAVQYKLNLVTLVFNNNAFGNVYRDQQESFGGRLLGSELVNPDFVKFAEAFGVEAHRVDSPARLRPVLERAFAADKPVLIEITVPRGSDSSPWQFLHPSFSH; from the coding sequence ATGAAAACTGATCAAGCGAACGTGCAGACTCTTACCGGGGGCGATGCCATCGTCGAGAGCCTCAAAGCCCATGGCGTGGATACTGTGTTCGCGCTGCCGGGCGCGCAGATCTATGGCCTGACCGATGCCCTGGCCCGTAATAGTGACAGCCTGCGTATCTACGGCGCGCGTCACGAGCAAACCAGTGCCTACATGGCATTCGGTTATGCCCGCTCCACCGGGCGCCCAGGGGTCTTCACCGTTGTGCCCGGCCCGGGCATCCTCAACGCCAGCGCGGCGATGCTGACCGCGCAGGGTTGCAACGCCCCGGTGCTGGCCCTGACCGGCGACGTCATGAGCCCCTTCAAGGACCGCGGGCGCGGCCAGTTGCATGAACTGCCACGACAGCTCGAAGTGCTGCAAAGCATTGGCAAGTGGGCGGCCCATATCGAGCAACCTGCCGAGACCTCTTGGCGCGTCGCCCAGGCCTTCCAGGCGATGCAATCGGGCCGGCCAGGCGTGGTGTCACTGCAAGCCTCGTGGGACTTTTTCACCCAGCGCGCTGCGGTGCAGATCCAGCAACCTCTCGCGCTGCAGCCAAAGCCTCCAGTCGACACCGATGCCGTGGACGTCGCAGCGAAGCTGCTGAGCCAAGCCTCGAACGCGATGATCTTCGTCGGTTCGGGCGCTTTGGACGCCAGTGCTGAAGTCAATCAACTGGCCGAGGTATTGGGTGCACCCGTCGTAAGCTTCCGAGGCGGGCGCGGTGTCGTCTCCGACGACCATCCCCTGGGCTTTACCGTCGCAGCAGGTGCACGGATCTGGGCACAGACCGATGTCGCCGTGGTCATCGGCTCACGCTTCGAGCTGCTGGATATTCGCTGGCGCCACCGCCCTGCAGGGCTGAAGCTGATTCGTATCGATATCGACCCGGCTGAAGTGCGCCGCATTGCAGCGGACGTCAACCTGGTGGCCGACGCAGCCGATGGCGCTGCGGCCCTGGCCCAGGCAGTGCTCAAGCACGGCGCTCCCAAACGGCGTGATGCGCAGCTGGCTGAAACCAAGGCCGCCGCCGAGCAGGCCATCCAGTGCGTGCAACCGCAACTGGACTACCTGCGCGTGATCCGTGATGTCTTGCCACGAGACGGCTTCTTCATCGAGGAAATTTCCCAGGTGGGCTTCACCTCGATCTTTGGCTTCCCAGTGTACAAACCGCGCACCCTGGTCACCTCGGGCCACCAAGGCACCCTGGGCTTCGGCTTCCCGACTGCACTGGGGGTAAAGGCAGCCCACCCGGACAAAGCCGTGGTCTCGATCTGCGGTGACGGCGGCTTCATGTTCGCTGCCCAGGAGTTGGCAACGGCAGTGCAGTACAAGCTCAACCTGGTCACCTTGGTGTTCAACAACAACGCATTCGGCAACGTCTATCGCGACCAGCAGGAAAGCTTCGGTGGGCGCCTGCTGGGCTCGGAGCTGGTCAACCCGGACTTCGTCAAATTCGCCGAAGCCTTCGGCGTCGAGGCACACCGTGTAGACAGCCCGGCACGCCTGCGCCCGGTGCTGGAACGTGCCTTCGCAGCCGACAAACCCGTGCTGATCGAAATCACGGTCCCGCGCGGCAGCGACTCAAGCCCGTGGCAGTTCCTGCACCCAAGCTTCTCTCACTAA
- a CDS encoding aromatic amino acid transaminase, with translation MFEQVEAYPGDPILSLMDDFHGDNRAEKVNLSIGFYYDEAGQVPVLDTVKAAKAKLDGVAPAANLYLPMDGHPAFRNAVQAYLFGEIAPQTSDRIVTLQSVGGSGALRVGTDFLKRYYPEAGVWVSDPTWDNHLAIFSGAGFPVNRYPYLDETGSHVAFERMLACFEQLPAHAIVLLHACCHNPTGIDLTPQQWDAVFDLCRQRSLIPFLDAAYLGMGDGVDQDAYAIRALAKAGITGLVANSFSKVFSLYGERVGSLSVVCENEAIAARVAGQLKGTVRTNYSNPPRHGAELVATILTDDDLRQAWRAELEAMRLRMVDMRHALHAKFKGIDASLNVNYLLDQKGMFSYTGLSADAVDSIREQHAVYLIRSGRICIAGLNEANLDAVANALASHSAG, from the coding sequence ATGTTCGAGCAGGTCGAAGCCTACCCAGGCGACCCCATTCTGTCCCTGATGGACGACTTCCACGGCGACAACCGCGCCGAGAAGGTCAACCTGAGCATTGGCTTCTATTACGATGAAGCAGGACAGGTACCGGTGCTGGACACGGTCAAGGCAGCCAAGGCGAAACTCGATGGCGTCGCCCCCGCAGCCAACCTGTACCTGCCCATGGATGGCCACCCAGCTTTTCGCAACGCGGTTCAAGCCTATTTGTTCGGCGAGATCGCCCCGCAAACAAGCGATCGCATCGTCACCCTGCAATCGGTAGGTGGCTCCGGGGCCTTGCGCGTGGGGACCGATTTCCTCAAGCGTTACTACCCCGAGGCGGGCGTGTGGGTCAGCGACCCAACCTGGGACAACCACCTCGCAATCTTCAGCGGCGCCGGCTTCCCGGTTAACCGCTACCCGTACCTGGACGAGACGGGTAGCCACGTCGCGTTCGAGCGCATGCTGGCCTGTTTCGAGCAACTGCCCGCGCACGCCATCGTGCTGCTGCATGCCTGTTGCCATAACCCGACCGGCATCGACCTGACCCCGCAGCAGTGGGACGCGGTATTCGACCTGTGCCGCCAACGCAGCCTGATTCCGTTCCTGGATGCGGCCTATCTGGGCATGGGCGACGGTGTCGACCAGGACGCCTACGCCATCCGCGCGCTGGCCAAGGCTGGCATTACCGGGCTGGTGGCGAACTCGTTCTCCAAGGTGTTCTCCTTGTACGGCGAGCGCGTGGGTTCGTTGTCGGTGGTCTGTGAAAATGAAGCGATTGCCGCGCGGGTTGCCGGCCAGCTCAAGGGGACGGTGCGGACCAACTACTCCAACCCGCCAAGGCACGGGGCCGAACTGGTTGCCACCATCCTGACCGACGATGACCTGCGCCAGGCATGGCGCGCCGAGCTTGAGGCGATGCGCCTGCGCATGGTCGACATGCGCCATGCACTGCATGCCAAGTTCAAGGGCATCGACGCTTCACTGAATGTGAACTACCTGCTCGATCAGAAAGGCATGTTCAGTTACACAGGCCTTAGCGCGGATGCCGTGGACAGCATCCGCGAGCAGCATGCGGTGTACCTGATTCGAAGCGGCCGTATCTGCATCGCGGGCCTCAACGAGGCCAACCTGGACGCTGTCGCCAACGCTCTGGCAAGCCACTCGGCAGGTTGA
- a CDS encoding DUF1654 domain-containing protein produces the protein MASTSSATPSSYEQLGVRIQKIINSPTAQRSRAALIFRLEQESPDDWETLLEEIAENDNVTLAHRDDGGVQIFWTVPKED, from the coding sequence GTGGCCAGCACCTCCTCAGCAACGCCGAGTAGCTATGAGCAACTGGGTGTTCGTATCCAGAAGATCATCAACAGCCCCACCGCCCAGCGCAGCCGTGCCGCGCTCATCTTCCGCCTGGAGCAGGAGTCCCCGGATGATTGGGAAACCCTGCTCGAAGAAATCGCCGAAAACGACAACGTCACCCTTGCCCATCGCGACGATGGTGGCGTGCAGATTTTCTGGACCGTACCCAAGGAAGACTGA
- a CDS encoding endonuclease I family protein — protein sequence MRVSFFAAACLLVSIPFAHADAPRTFQEAKKVAWKLYAPQSTEFYCGCKYKGNKVDLASCGYTPRKNAQRASRIEWEHIVPAWQIGHQRQCWQDGGRKQCSQHDEVYKRAEADLHNLVPSIGEVNGDRSNFSFGWLPEQRGQYGSCLTQVDFKAKKVMPRPSIRGMIARTYFYMSKQYNLRLSKQDRQLFEAWNKTYPPQVWELQRNQQVACVMGRGNAFVGPVNLKACG from the coding sequence ATGAGAGTTTCGTTTTTCGCTGCCGCCTGCCTGCTAGTGTCCATCCCGTTCGCCCATGCCGATGCTCCACGCACCTTCCAGGAGGCCAAGAAGGTCGCCTGGAAGTTGTACGCGCCACAGTCGACGGAGTTCTATTGCGGCTGCAAGTACAAAGGCAACAAGGTCGACCTGGCCTCTTGCGGCTATACACCGCGCAAGAATGCCCAACGGGCTTCGCGCATCGAATGGGAGCACATCGTGCCAGCCTGGCAGATCGGCCACCAACGCCAGTGCTGGCAGGACGGCGGGCGCAAACAGTGCTCGCAACACGATGAGGTGTACAAGCGCGCCGAGGCTGACCTGCACAACCTGGTGCCCAGCATCGGCGAGGTCAACGGCGACCGCAGCAACTTCAGTTTCGGTTGGCTGCCCGAGCAGCGGGGCCAATATGGCAGTTGCCTGACCCAGGTCGACTTCAAGGCCAAGAAGGTCATGCCACGCCCATCTATCCGGGGCATGATCGCACGCACGTACTTCTACATGAGCAAGCAGTACAACCTGCGCTTGTCGAAGCAGGACCGCCAGCTGTTCGAGGCCTGGAACAAGACGTATCCGCCGCAGGTTTGGGAACTGCAGCGCAACCAGCAGGTGGCCTGCGTGATGGGGCGCGGTAACGCGTTTGTCGGGCCGGTCAACCTCAAGGCCTGCGGCTGA
- a CDS encoding GTP pyrophosphokinase: protein MSTLERAIAVAARAHEGQYDKGGAAYILHPLRVMMRVATPEQRIVAVLHDVIEDTPLTLSDLAREGFALKILAALLALSRRDGEAYQDFVVRLGVDPLARTVKLADLADNSDLSRIPCPGPADLARLARYREASAYLQTLA, encoded by the coding sequence ATGTCTACACTGGAGCGGGCCATTGCTGTGGCTGCCAGGGCGCATGAAGGGCAATACGACAAGGGTGGGGCGGCGTATATCCTCCACCCGTTACGCGTGATGATGCGGGTCGCCACACCCGAGCAGCGGATCGTCGCGGTGCTTCACGATGTTATCGAAGACACGCCGCTGACGTTGTCTGATCTGGCGCGTGAAGGTTTTGCACTGAAGATTCTCGCCGCCTTGCTGGCACTGAGCCGACGTGACGGCGAGGCCTACCAGGACTTCGTCGTACGCCTCGGGGTAGACCCGTTGGCGCGCACCGTCAAACTGGCCGACCTGGCCGACAACAGCGACCTTTCGCGCATCCCCTGCCCAGGCCCCGCTGACCTTGCGCGGCTGGCCCGTTACCGGGAAGCCAGCGCCTACCTGCAGACACTGGCGTGA
- a CDS encoding SPOR domain-containing protein → MRKLAVVMAVLALAGCENEVEGVHKQVAEHLHNPKTAKFGNVRIDTQGTLCGQVRGKDDAGQYEAYRSYVAIKRDGQYEIIVDDSGNNLRIRELCGGADLQRRAEALAGEPAPEGWDVEVVQGANMGALSDMTARLIEKGIPSSVEYRNGKPVVLMGPFPTKEEAEARKAEVMAKLGTDSVVIQHGAQR, encoded by the coding sequence GTGCGCAAACTGGCTGTGGTAATGGCAGTGCTCGCCCTGGCGGGCTGTGAGAACGAGGTCGAAGGCGTGCACAAGCAGGTGGCCGAGCACCTGCACAACCCCAAGACCGCCAAGTTCGGCAACGTGCGGATCGACACGCAAGGCACCCTCTGCGGCCAGGTCCGCGGCAAGGACGACGCCGGGCAGTACGAAGCCTACCGCAGCTATGTGGCAATCAAGCGTGATGGCCAATACGAGATCATCGTCGACGACAGCGGCAACAACCTGCGCATCCGCGAGCTGTGCGGTGGCGCCGACCTGCAGCGCCGCGCCGAGGCGCTGGCCGGTGAGCCGGCGCCTGAAGGCTGGGATGTCGAAGTGGTGCAGGGCGCGAACATGGGCGCATTGAGCGACATGACCGCGCGCCTGATCGAGAAGGGCATTCCGTCTTCTGTCGAGTACCGCAACGGTAAGCCGGTTGTGCTGATGGGGCCGTTCCCGACCAAGGAAGAGGCCGAGGCGCGCAAGGCCGAAGTGATGGCCAAACTGGGGACTGACTCGGTGGTTATCCAGCACGGCGCCCAGCGTTAA